In Miscanthus floridulus cultivar M001 chromosome 5, ASM1932011v1, whole genome shotgun sequence, one genomic interval encodes:
- the LOC136451139 gene encoding syntaxin-61-like — translation MSSAQDPFYVVREEIQDSIDKLQSTFHRWEQTASNTGEYVHLTKELLTSCESIEWQVDELEKTISVASRDPAYYGLDEVELSRRRNWTASARKQVGTVKRAIEKGKSNAATSKYQDTSRTNHYSAQDNDDFISSESDRQLLLMRQQDEELDELSESVQRIGGVGLTIHEELSGQERILNDLSLETETTSNRLDFVQKRVAMVMKKAGIKGQIMLIAFLVVLFIILFVLVFLT, via the exons ATGAGCTCGGCGCAGGATCCGTTCTACGTCGTCCGGGAGGAGATCCAGGACTCG ATTGATAAACTGCAAAGTACCTTCCACCGTTGGGAGCAAACTGCTTCAAACACAGGAGAATATGTTCATCTGACAAAGGAGCTTCTGACCAGCTGTGAAAGCATCGAGTGGCAG GTAGATGAGCTGGAAAAGACAATCTCAGTCGCATCAAGGGATCCAGCATACTATGGACTTGACGAAGTTGAGCTTTCCAGACGAAGAAACTGGACTGCTTCTGCTCGTAAGCAG GTTGGTACAGTCAAGAGAGCTATTGAAAAGGGCAAGAGCAATGCAGCAACTTCAAAATACCAGgatacaagcaggaccaaccactATTCTGCCCAAGATAATGATGACTTTATTTCTTCAGAATCAGATAGACAGCTTCTACTCATGAG GCAGCAGGATGAGGAACTTGATGAGCTCAGTGAAAGTGTCCAAAGGATTGGTGGTGTAGGGCTAACCATACACGAAGAGCTGTCCGGACAG GAAAGGATCCTAAACGACCTAAGCTTGGAGACGGAGACTACTTCCAACAGACTTGATTTCGTGCAG AAAAGAGTGGCCATGGTGATGAAGAAGGCTGGCATCAAGGGTCAGATCATGTTGATCGCGTTCCTGGTTGTTCTATTCATCATTCTTTTCGTTTTGGTGTTCTTGACATAG
- the LOC136451140 gene encoding thioredoxin Y, chloroplastic-like has product MATFATGSATVRSALASPTPCRPAALAARPAPARWMPLRCSTPALGLRGGAARSRRGATLRVEAKKQTFSSFDELLEKSEKPLLVDFYATWCGPCQYMVPILEEVSEKLGDKIQVVKIDTEKYTSIASRYRIEALPTFIIFKDGKPCYRFEGALPANQMIEQIENALAVTK; this is encoded by the exons ATGGCGACCTTCGCTACCGGCAGCGCCACAGTACGCTCGGCGCTGGCGTCGCCAACTCCGTGCCGGCCGGCCGCGCTCGCCGCACGCCCGGCTCCGGCGCGGTGGATGCCGCTGCGCTGCTCGACGCCGGCTCTGGGACTCAGGGGAGGGGCCGCGCGTTCTCGGCGGGGCGCCACGCTACGG GTGGAAGCTAAGAAGCAAACtttttcttcatttgatgagttGTTGGAGAAGTCTGAGAAGCCTTTATTAGTTGACTTCTATGCAACTTG GTGTGGTCCATGCCAATACATGGTTCCCATACTTGAAGAAGTCAGTGAAAAGTTAGGCGACAAAATTCAAGTTGTGAAAATTGATACTGAGAAGTACACTAGCATTGCAAGTCGTTACAGAATTGAAGCATTGCCAACTTTTATCATATTCAAGGATGGGAAACCTTGCTATCGCTTT GAGGGAGCATTGCCTGCTAACCAGATGATCGAACAGATTGAGAATGCTTTGGCAGTCACGAAGTAG